The region CGCGAATGAAAAGAGGATATGGGTTTAAATGAATAAATTAATTGAAGTTAAAAATATCTCGTATAGTTATGATACCTCAAGAGTATTAGAGAATATAAATTTAGATATTTTAGAAAATGATTTTTTAGCTATTATTGGTCCAAATGGTGGGGGTAAATCAACACTATTGAAACTTATTTTGGGATTATTAAAAATAAAAAATGGAAGCATTACTAAAAGTTTAAAAAATGATCTAGTAGGTTATGTTCCTCAAAATACAAATTTAAATACTGATTTTCCTATAACTGCTTTAGAAGTAGTTTTAATGGGACATAAAATTACAAAGAAAAAATTATTTGGTTATAGTAAAGAAGATATCTCTTGTGCAATGAACTCTTTGAAAAAAGTAGATATGGAGAATTTTGCAAATAGTAAAATAGGAGATTTAAGTGGTGGACAAAGACAAAGAGTTTTTATAGCCAGAGCACTTTGTACAAATCCTAAGATAATGCTTTTAGATGAGCCAACTGCAAGTATTGATGTAAAAGGGCAAAAAGAGATATACGAACTTCTTAAAGAGTTAAATAAGGCAATGGCAATAGTTGTAGTTAGTCATGATATCTCTATTTTATTGAATTATGCAAAAAATGTAGCTCACATCAATAAAAGCTTAGTTTATCATCATTTAAAAAACAACAATAACAACATTGTGGATATAGATAAAGAACACCTATGTGAAGTTGAACTTCTATCTGCTCTTGGTAAAACAGAAATATGTTGTAACCATACACATAATTAGGAAAAATATGCTTGAAGCTTTACAATATGATTTTATACAAAATGCACTAATTGCAGGAATATTAGTATCTATTGCAGCAGGAATAATTGGTTCTTTAGTTGTTGCAAATAAGATTACTTTTTTAGCAGGAGGTATTGCCCATAGTTCTTATGGTGGAATAGGTTTAGCTATATTTTTAGGTATTCCAATACTTTTTGGTGCTACAGTTTTTGCTGTTGCTACAGCTATTATAATCTCTGCACTTACTTTGAAAAATAGAAATAGAATAGACGCTATCATTGGTATAATGTGGGCTTTTGGAATGGCTATAGGGATAATATTTGTAGATTTAACACCTGGATACAATGTTGATTTGATGAGTTATCTCTTTGGTTCAATAATAGCTGTTTCAAATGATGATATAATATATCTAACAATATTAGATTTTTTTATAATTGGCTTGGTGATCCTTTTTTATAAGCAGATTTTAGCGGTGTCTTATGATAGTGAATTTGCTTTGTTAAGGGGAATAAATGTAAAGTTTTTTTATACTTTAATTTTAATCTTATCAGGTTTAAGTGTAGTTGGGGCTATAAAAGTTGTAGGACTTATTTTAGTTATAGCCTTATTAACAATACCAACATATATGGCAGAGATTTTTGTAAAAAAATTATCTTCAATGATGATTTTAAGTGCAATATTAGCCACTTGTTTTACTTTAATTGGTCTTGCAATTTCTTATTATTTTGATATAAGTTCAGGAGCAAGTATTATTGTTGTTGGTGTAATAAGTTTATTAATTTCAAAACTTTTAGGAAGAAAATGAATAAAAAAATAGAATTAGGAATTTTAAATATCCTAAAAGTAAATAGAGTATCAGAACCTGGTCTTTATCTAATATCTTTAGATGAAGAGGAAGTACTGCTTCCAAACTGTTATGTTACAAAAGAGATGCAAATAGGTAGTGAAATAGAAGTTTTTATTTACACAGATAGTGAAGATAGATTAGTTGCAACTACTTTAAAACCATATGCTATGAAAAATGACTTTACTTGTTTGGAAGTTGTTGATATGGCAAAATTTGGTGCATTTTTAGATATGGGCTTGCCAAAAGATTTATTAGTACCAAAAAATAG is a window of Halarcobacter sp. DNA encoding:
- a CDS encoding ABC transporter ATP-binding protein, which codes for MNKLIEVKNISYSYDTSRVLENINLDILENDFLAIIGPNGGGKSTLLKLILGLLKIKNGSITKSLKNDLVGYVPQNTNLNTDFPITALEVVLMGHKITKKKLFGYSKEDISCAMNSLKKVDMENFANSKIGDLSGGQRQRVFIARALCTNPKIMLLDEPTASIDVKGQKEIYELLKELNKAMAIVVVSHDISILLNYAKNVAHINKSLVYHHLKNNNNNIVDIDKEHLCEVELLSALGKTEICCNHTHN
- a CDS encoding metal ABC transporter permease — encoded protein: MLEALQYDFIQNALIAGILVSIAAGIIGSLVVANKITFLAGGIAHSSYGGIGLAIFLGIPILFGATVFAVATAIIISALTLKNRNRIDAIIGIMWAFGMAIGIIFVDLTPGYNVDLMSYLFGSIIAVSNDDIIYLTILDFFIIGLVILFYKQILAVSYDSEFALLRGINVKFFYTLILILSGLSVVGAIKVVGLILVIALLTIPTYMAEIFVKKLSSMMILSAILATCFTLIGLAISYYFDISSGASIIVVGVISLLISKLLGRK